The DNA region CACAGCCCTGCTCTTCTCGGCCTTTGAGGCCTGGTACATCCACGAGCATGTGGAACGTCATGACTTCCCCGCAGAGTGGATCCCGGCTACCTTTGCCCGAGCTGCCTTCTGGAATCACGTGCTGGCTGTAGTGGCAGGTGTGGCAGCTGAGGCCGTGGCCTGCTGGATGGGCCTGGGGCCTGTGGCACCCTTTGTGGCTGCCATCCCTCTCTTGGCTCTGGCTGGGGCCTTGGCCCTCCGTAACTGGGGAGAGAACTATGGTCGGCAGCGTGCCTTCCCCAGGACCTGTGCTGGGGGTCTGCGCTGTCTCCTGTCGGACCGTCGTGTGCTGCTGCTAGGCACCATTCAGGCCCTGTTTGAGAGTGTCATCTTCATCTTTGTCTTCCTCTGGACGCCTGTGGTGGACCCACATGGGGCCCCGCTGGGCATCATCTTCTCCAGCTTCATGGCAGCCAGCCTGCTCGGCTCTTCTCTGTACCGCATCGCTACCTCCAAGAGGTACCACCTTCAGCCCATGCACCTAGTCTGCCTCGCTGTCCTCATCGTCGTCTTCTCCCTCTTCATGTTGACCTTCTCTACCAGCCCAGGCCAGGAAAGTCCAGTGGAGTCCTTTATAGCCTTCCTCCTTATCGAGTTAGCCTGTGGGCTGTACTTTCCCAGCATGGGCTTCCTGCGGAGAAAAGTGATCCCTGAGACAGAGCAAGCTGGTGTCCTCAACTGGTTCCGGGTGCCCCTGCACTTACTGGCCTGCTTGGGGCTTCTGGTCCTCCATGACAGCGATCGCAAAACGGGCACTCGGAACATGTTCAGCATCTGCTCCGCCGTTATGGTGATGGCTTTGCTGGCGGTGGTGGGGCTCTTCACTGTGGTCAGGCATGATGCTGAGCTGCGGGTGCCCTCACCCACCGGGGAGCCCTATGCCCCTGAGCTCTAATCCTGTTCCAGGACGAGGGAGCTGGGATGGACCCTTGAATCTCACCTCTCCAGGGCTGTACAGATCTCTCTGTGACTTTGCGACTGTCTGGCCCCTCATCCTGTCCCGGGGCCCCTCCTGCCAGTGCTTTGGGTTGGGAAGCACATGGGGGTGATGGCCCAGAAAGAAGATGCCAAAAGTTGCCTCTGTGTCACTCTCTTCCCCCTttctacttaaaaataaacacttttaattGATCATCGATTTGATTTACTCATCCTCACCTGTACCCACCTCAGTAGTTCTGATGAGACGGCAGCTGGAGGTTGTGAGGTGAGAGGTGGGGTTACCAGCAGAAGGTTTGTAGTTCTAGCCTCTCTAAGACTGCctccagggctgccctggtggcgcagtggttgagagtccgcctgctgatgcaggggacgcgggttcgtgccctggtctgggaagatcccacatgccgcggagcggctgggcccgtgagccatggccgctgagcctgcgcatctggagcctgtgctccgcaacgggagaggccacaacagtgagaggcccgcgtaccgcaaaaaaaaaaaaagaaaaaagagcctaAGACTGCCTCCAGCTTAAACTGAGAGCTGTGGAATTGCCTCTCAACAGAAATGGGTGGGAAATGCCTGAGGCCCCTAGATCCTCTATATCTTGTTACTCTGGGGTCAGGCACCCTCCCCGGTTGCCAAGCAAACACCTTGCTCCACATCCAGGGTGAGGTAGTCTCTGGAGCCTATGGGGTGGATGCCCATGCCACTGAGCAAAGATTCCAGGGGCTTGAGCTGCGTCTGTGACCACCTCTTGGGGCAAATCCGGAGACTTCCTTCAGGAGCAAGCTTGCAGCTCAGCACATGTGtgctgtctgccttctgcctCTGCGGCTGTAGAGGCACCATTTGTCCAGCATCACCGGGGTCCACCAGCTCCTGTATCCTTGCATGAAACCCAAGTGAAGGGCTGCCAGGGAGAGAGAGCAGTGAATGGATGAGGGACTGGGATCTTGTCTGTACCTGACTCTTCCCCACCCAGAGTGAGTGAGGGTGAGGGAGCCATCAGGGCAGGAAACAGTACCAGTGGGAACACCAGTTCTGTGAGCCCCTCCCTGCCTCACCTCCGATTGTATCTGCCTTTCCT from Pseudorca crassidens isolate mPseCra1 chromosome 11, mPseCra1.hap1, whole genome shotgun sequence includes:
- the MFSD5 gene encoding molybdate-anion transporter — translated: MLVTAYLAFVVLLASCLGLELSRCRAKPSGRACSNPSFLRFQLDFYQVYFLALAADWLQAPYLYKLYQHYHFLEGQIAILYVCGLASTVLFGLVASSLVDWLGRKKSCVLFSLTYSLCCLTKLSQDYFVLLVGRALGGLSTALLFSAFEAWYIHEHVERHDFPAEWIPATFARAAFWNHVLAVVAGVAAEAVACWMGLGPVAPFVAAIPLLALAGALALRNWGENYGRQRAFPRTCAGGLRCLLSDRRVLLLGTIQALFESVIFIFVFLWTPVVDPHGAPLGIIFSSFMAASLLGSSLYRIATSKRYHLQPMHLVCLAVLIVVFSLFMLTFSTSPGQESPVESFIAFLLIELACGLYFPSMGFLRRKVIPETEQAGVLNWFRVPLHLLACLGLLVLHDSDRKTGTRNMFSICSAVMVMALLAVVGLFTVVRHDAELRVPSPTGEPYAPEL